CAGGTTTCGCGCGCCGTCAGCCGGGTGCTCGTCGACCAGACGGCCTCATCCGAACATGACAGACGACGTGAACCCGGCACAGCCTGAAGACGACGCGAATCCGGCGCAGACCGACGAGAACGCGGAGCCGGCGCAGACCGACGAGGAACAGCCTGCCGAAGACGCGGGCCCGGCGCAGGCCGACGAGGAGCCGGCCGCAGACCCGGTCCCGCCGGCGGCCGGACCCGTTCCCGACCCGGCGGCGGAGCGCGACGAGTACCGCGACCTGCTGCTCCGCAAGCAGGCCGAGTTCGACAACTTCAAGAAGCGCGTCGAGCGCGACCGGGCAAAGGCCAACCGGCAGGCGGAGAGGGTACTCATCGTGGCGCTGCTGCCCCTGCTGGACGACTTCGAGCGGGCGCTCGGGGCCTCGACCGACGCGGGCGGGATCGAGGCGTACCGCGCCGGGATCGAGCTCATTCACCGGCAGTTGCTGGAGACTCTCCGCAAGCGCGGCGTGACCTCGATCGACACGGACGGCGCCCGGTTCGATCCGAACCTGCACGAGGCGGTGGCGTACCAGGCCAGCGAGGGCCGCGAGGACGGGGACGTCATCGACGAGCTGCGCCGGGGATATCTGTTCCACGAGGAGCTGCTGCGGGCAGCCATGGTCAGGGTGGCCAAGGCGTGAGCAAGCGCGACTACTACGAGGTCCTCGGCGTATCGCGAGACATCGGCGAGCAGGAGCTGAAGAGCGCCTACCGCAAGCTCGCGCTGAAGTACCATCCGGACCGCAATCCGAACGACCGGACCGCGGAGGAACGCTTCAAGGAGGCCGCCGAGGCGTACGCCGTCCTCGCCGATTCGGAAAAGCGGGCCCGCTACGACAAGTTCGGCCACGCGGGAGTCGGCGGCGGAGGCACGCCCGGCTTCGATCCGTCGACGTTCGCCGACTTCAACGACATCTTCGGCAACCTCGGCGACATGTTCGGATTCGGCGACATCTTCGGCGCGGGCCGGCGCCGCCGAGGGCCGCGGCGGGGCGCCGACCTGCGCTACGACCTGCCGATCTCGCTCGAAGACACCGAGTCGGGCACCGAGGCGACCCTGCAGGTTCCCCGCGAGGAGCCGTGCGACGAGTGCGCCGGCTCGGGAGCCGCCCCCGGGTCCCGGCCGGAGACATGCCTGCAGTGCCAGGGCCGCGGACAGGTGCGCTACCAGCAGGGGTTCCTCACCGTCGCACGACCCTGCGGCGCATGCCGCGGGGCCGGTACGATCATCCGCAATCCATGCGACGCCTGCCGCGGAAACGGGCGCGTGTCGCGCGAGCGGAAGCTCAAGGTGAAGGTGCCGGCCGGCATCGACACCGGACAGCAGCTTCGGCTGCAGGGCGAGGGGGAGCACGGGCCGCACGGCGGCGAGCCGGGCGACCTCTACGTCGTCATCCACGTGCAGGAGCACCCGGTGTTTCGCCGCGAGGGCAGCGACTTGCTGTGCTCCATTCCGGTGAGCTATCCCACGCTGGTGCTCGGCGGCACGATCACCGTCCCGACGCTGAACGGCGACGAGACCCTGCACGTCCCCAAGGGCACGCAGGGAGACGCCCGGCTGCGGCTGCGCGGCAGGGGCCTGCCGCACGTCTCGGGGCGGGGACGCGGGGACCTCTACATCGACGTGAAGGTGGCCGTGCCCACCTCCGTCTCGGGCGAGCAGAAAGCGCTGATCGAGGATCTCGACCGGATGATGCCGCAGCGATCGTTCGATCCGAACGAGCATGGGGACAACCGACCGTTCTTCAGCCGGGTGAAGGATATATTTGGCTAGGAGTCTGCGCCGCAGAACGCAACGCAGTGAGTTCTGCGGCGCAGACTCCTGGAGCGGGGGGGATGGGCCGAAACGCCGAGCCAGCGAGGCGTTTCGGGGCGCTAGGAGTCTGCGCCGCGGTACGCCGCGTCCGGCGCTCGACGTCCATCTGCCGGTCGCCGCCGAATCGCTGCTGGCCCGCCTCGACGCCCTGCTCGACGACCACGACCCGTTCGCCATCCACGACGACGACGCCGGGAACGACGCGGCCGCGCCCGGCCACCGGCATCCCCCGGTGAGCCTGGAGCGCCGCGTCTATTTCTTCTCGACGGGATCGCGCGACGCCGCGCGCTGGGCCATCGACGGCGCCCTGGGGGCGGACGGCGCCCGGGCAACCCCGATCGACATCGCCGACGACGGCTGGGCGGCGCGCTCGCACGCGGGACTGCGCGCCGTACGGGTCGGCGATCTCATCGTCGCCCCTCCCTGGGACGCGCCGGCGCCGGTCGCCGGCTCCCCCACCGTGGTGATCATCGAGCCCTCGATGGGCTTCGGGACCGGTCACCATGCCTCCACCCGGCTCTGCCTGCGGGCGCTGCAGCGCTTTCGCGACCGCCTCCGCACGGGCCGGCGCATGCTCGACCTCGGCGCCGGGTCCGGCGTGCTGGCGATCGCCGCGGCGCTGCTCGGCGCCCGGTCGGCGACAGCCGTCGACCGCGATCCCGACGCGCTGGCGAACGCGCGGGACAACGTCCGCCGCAACGGCGTCGACGATCGCGTCAGGTTGGTCGAGGGCGATCTCGAAAGCCTCCGCCTGGAGGCCGGCGACGTCGTCACCGCCAATCTCACCGGCGCGTTCTTCCTGCGGCATGCGGCGGCGCTCCTGCGACTCGTCGAGGCCGGGGGCCTGCTGCTCGCGGGCGGCATCACGGTCGGCGAGGAGCCTGCGGTACGCGCCGCATTGGAGCCGCGGGCAGGAGTCCGCGAACGGGCGGTCGAGGAGGAATGGGTCGGCCTCGTCCTCGAACGACCGGCGCACGGCGTCTGTCCGCCGCCGGAGACCTGATGTCCGTTCACCGCTTCTTCGCGCCGCGGGTCGAGGCGCCCGGAAGCGAGCTCTACCTGTCCCCCGAGGAGGGTCGCCACCTCAGCCGGGTGCTGCGCCTGCGCAGCGGGGCGCGCGTCCAGGTCTTCGACGGACGCGGCCACGAGCATGAAGCCACGTTGACGGACGACGACCCGCGGCGCCCCGTGCTGCGCCTGGGCGCGCCGGTCGCCACCGTCGCCGAGCCCCGGGTGCGCGTGACCCTCGGGGTGACCCTGCTGAAGGGCCGCAAGCTCGACACGGTAATCCGGGACGCCACGGCGCTCGGGGTGGCGGAAATCGTCCCCCTGCTGACGCACCGTGGGCAGGCCGGCGGCTTCGGGCGCGACGGCGCGTCTCCCGGCGATCGTTGGCGCGGCATCGCCATCGCCGCGGCCAAGCAGTGCGGGCGCGCCGTCGTGCCTGCCATTCAACCCCCGGCGAGACTCCATCGGTTCCTGGAGGACGCGCGGGCGGAGGCGATGCGCCTGCTGCTGGCGGAGCCGTCGGCCGCGGATCCGGGCCCTGCATCCGCCGGGCTCGACGCGCTCCGCAACGCGCCGCGGCCGGCCGGCGCGGTGCTCGCCATCGGCCCGGAGGGCGGCTGGACGGACGACGAGACCCGCGCCGCGGAAGCGGCCGGCTTTCGTCCGCTCACCCTCGGCCACCGCACGCTGCGGGCCGAGACCGCGCCGGTCGCGGCCCTGTCGATCCTGCGTTTCGTCTGGGACGATCTCTGAAGCCGACGCCGCTTTCCGAATCCCGAAGCGCGGCGTTACCCCACGCTATACTTGCGGCACCGGCATGCTGTTCCGAGGGCAGACGCTAGGCAAGTACAGAATCACGGCCCCCCTCGGCAGCGGAGGCTTCGGCGCGGTCTACCTGGCCCGGGACACCTGGATCGACAAGGACGTCGCGATCAAGGTACCCCACCGGCAGAACATGAACTTCGGCGAGCTCCTGCGGGAGCCGCGCCTTCTCGCGGCCCTCGACCATCCCAACATCATCTCGATCACGACGGCCGAGAAGCAGGACAACGTCTTCTTCATCGTGATGGAGTATGTCGCCGGCCAGACCCTCGAGGAGGTCATCGCCGGGAGCGGCGGACTCGACGCGGCGCACACCGTCTACTACGCCAGCCAGATCGGGCGCGCCATCGAGCACGCCCACGCGCAGGGGGTGATACACCGCGACCTGCGGCCGGCCAACATGCTCGTCTCCGAATCGGGCGTGCTGAAGGTCGCCGACTT
Above is a genomic segment from Acidobacteriota bacterium containing:
- a CDS encoding methyltransferase domain-containing protein, translated to MYLARSLRRRTQRSEFCGADSWSGGDGPKRRASEAFRGARSLRRGTPRPALDVHLPVAAESLLARLDALLDDHDPFAIHDDDAGNDAAAPGHRHPPVSLERRVYFFSTGSRDAARWAIDGALGADGARATPIDIADDGWAARSHAGLRAVRVGDLIVAPPWDAPAPVAGSPTVVIIEPSMGFGTGHHASTRLCLRALQRFRDRLRTGRRMLDLGAGSGVLAIAAALLGARSATAVDRDPDALANARDNVRRNGVDDRVRLVEGDLESLRLEAGDVVTANLTGAFFLRHAAALLRLVEAGGLLLAGGITVGEEPAVRAALEPRAGVRERAVEEEWVGLVLERPAHGVCPPPET
- the dnaJ gene encoding molecular chaperone DnaJ; this encodes MSKRDYYEVLGVSRDIGEQELKSAYRKLALKYHPDRNPNDRTAEERFKEAAEAYAVLADSEKRARYDKFGHAGVGGGGTPGFDPSTFADFNDIFGNLGDMFGFGDIFGAGRRRRGPRRGADLRYDLPISLEDTESGTEATLQVPREEPCDECAGSGAAPGSRPETCLQCQGRGQVRYQQGFLTVARPCGACRGAGTIIRNPCDACRGNGRVSRERKLKVKVPAGIDTGQQLRLQGEGEHGPHGGEPGDLYVVIHVQEHPVFRREGSDLLCSIPVSYPTLVLGGTITVPTLNGDETLHVPKGTQGDARLRLRGRGLPHVSGRGRGDLYIDVKVAVPTSVSGEQKALIEDLDRMMPQRSFDPNEHGDNRPFFSRVKDIFG
- the grpE gene encoding nucleotide exchange factor GrpE translates to MTDDVNPAQPEDDANPAQTDENAEPAQTDEEQPAEDAGPAQADEEPAADPVPPAAGPVPDPAAERDEYRDLLLRKQAEFDNFKKRVERDRAKANRQAERVLIVALLPLLDDFERALGASTDAGGIEAYRAGIELIHRQLLETLRKRGVTSIDTDGARFDPNLHEAVAYQASEGREDGDVIDELRRGYLFHEELLRAAMVRVAKA
- a CDS encoding 16S rRNA (uracil(1498)-N(3))-methyltransferase — protein: MGRPRPRTTGARRLSAAGDLMSVHRFFAPRVEAPGSELYLSPEEGRHLSRVLRLRSGARVQVFDGRGHEHEATLTDDDPRRPVLRLGAPVATVAEPRVRVTLGVTLLKGRKLDTVIRDATALGVAEIVPLLTHRGQAGGFGRDGASPGDRWRGIAIAAAKQCGRAVVPAIQPPARLHRFLEDARAEAMRLLLAEPSAADPGPASAGLDALRNAPRPAGAVLAIGPEGGWTDDETRAAEAAGFRPLTLGHRTLRAETAPVAALSILRFVWDDL